The following coding sequences are from one Lycium ferocissimum isolate CSIRO_LF1 chromosome 3, AGI_CSIRO_Lferr_CH_V1, whole genome shotgun sequence window:
- the LOC132048837 gene encoding uncharacterized protein LOC132048837, which yields MIKAIQELFPPKTKKEVMSFLERLNYIGQFIAQSTIIVEPILNLLKKEAPTKCTEECKKAFDTIKKNLSNPPVLVPPKPGSPLLLYLLVSENAFGCVLGQHDQTGKKERAISYLSKKFTVCEASILKSSHIDPLKISLREEHDYCSHVEAELDDKPWYTDIKMYLEKGEYPKGTTSNQRKTIRRMANGFFLYKEILYKRMPDLGLLQCVDAAEATNLLEKVHAGTYGPHMNGFVLAKKILRACYYWMTMESDYCKFVQRCHQCQIDGYLTRSHQVNSTS from the exons ATGATTAAAGCAATCCAAGAGCTATTCCCTCCGAAGACTAAGAAAGAGGTTATGAGTTTCTTGGAAAGATTGAATTACATTGGACAGTTCATAGCTCAGTCCACCATCATTGTAGAGCCCATACTCAATCTCCTAAAGAAGGAAGCACCCACAAAATGTACTGAGGAGTGTAAGAAAGCCTTCGACACCATCAAGAAGAATTTGTCCAATCCACCAGTTTTGGTACCTCCCAAACCTGGGAGCCCACTTTTGCTATACCTATTAGTATCCGAGAACGCCTTTGGGTGTGTGCTAGGACAACACGATCAGACAGGCAAAAAGGAGCGTGCAATCTCCTActtaagtaagaaattcactgtCTGTGAGGCAAG CATCCTGAAAAGCAGTCATATTGACCCGCTAAAAATAAGTCTGAGAGAAGAGCACGACTACTGTTCCCATGTGGAAGCGGAGCTAGATGACAAACCATGGTACACTGACATCAAGATGTATTTGGAGAAGGGAGAGTACCCCAAAGGCACCACGAGCAATCAAAGGAAGACCATCAGAAGAATGGCCAATGGTTTCTTCCTCTACAAGGAAATACTTTACAAACGGATGCCGGATCTAGGTCTGCTCCAATGTGTGGACGCTGCTGAAGCCACGAATCTCTTGGAAAAGGTACATGCTGGGACCTATGGACCCCATATGAACGGTTTCGTACTAGCCAAGAAAATCCTTCGAGCATGTTATTACTGGATGACAATGGAAAGTGACTACTGCAAATTTGTGCAAAGATGCCATCAGTGTCAGATTGACGGATATCTCACAAGGTCTCACCAAGTTAACTCAACATCATGA